In Actinoplanes octamycinicus, the genomic window TGGTAGTTCAGCGCGACGGTGTGCGCCGCGTCGGGATCCTTGTTGACCAGCAGCACCGCCAGGTCGCCCGTGGCCCGCCGCACGGCATGCGCGCTGACCAGCGCGTCGTCGGTCCCGGTCCCGACGAACTGGTCGCCCGGGCGGGCGAAGTCACCCATCAGGTCCAGCGCGTGGTACGGCGCGAACGGCGTGTTCAGCGGCGGCTCGCAGGCCGCGTTGTCCGGCGTGCAGGTGCCGCTGGAGAGCAGGCCGTAGTCGTTGAAGTCGGTCTGCCCGGCGATCGTGGTGGCCTTGTCCGGGCCGTTGTGCACGTTCCACCACTGCACCGTGAAGACGCCCTGGGCGAGCAGCCCGCTGTAGACGTCGGCCAGGAACAGCGCGCCCGGCTGGGTGTTGCGCCCGACGTCCACGTTGGTCTCGGTCATGCTGATCCCGATCCGGCTCGCGCCCGCGCCGGCGTACTGGTTGATCTGCTTGCGCAGCAGGTAGATCGCGTCCTGGATCTGCGCGGACTTGCCGAGCGTCTCGGCCGGCGTGCTCCCGCCCGGGTACCAGTGCACGTCGACGAAGTCGATCGCGGCGCCGGCCCGGGTCAGCACCTCCTGGTTCCAGGTGCCGCTGTCGCCGGCCGCCACGATGCCGTCCGGCCAGTTGCCCGGCATGGTGAGCACCGCGCCGATCTTGATCGTCGGGTCGACCGCCTTCATCGCCTCGGCGTAGGCGACGACGTTCGCGGCGTACTCCTTGGGGCTCTTGTCGGCGTGGTCGTCGGCCTCCCAGTTCGCGCCGTAGTGCCCGTTGCCGTAGTTCTCGTTGCCGATCGTCCAGTACTTGGCGCCGTAGCCCTTGGTGACGTTGGCGTACCGCACCCACCCGGCCGCCTCGGCCGCGGTCCCGGTCCCGTAGTTCGCGATGATCATCGGCTGGGCGCCCGTCCGCCGCGCCCCGGCCATGAACGTGTCGAAGTCGGTGTCCGGGGCGACGTAGCCGCCGGGCGCGGTGTGCGTCTCCCAGTGATAGATGTCGGCGTAGGACCCGCCGGGGTAGCGGACCATCTGCACGCCGGCGTCCTTGAGCCGGTCGGCGACGGCCGGTGCGCCCAGCTGCGCGTCCCAGATGGCGTGGTTGACGCCGAGCGCGGCGTCACCGACGGTGGCCAGCCCGGCCCGGGCGTCCACGTCGACCCGGACGTCGGTGGCGGCGGCGCGGGCAGCCGATGGCCCGCCCACGACGGCGCTGACCAGCGCGAGCACCACAGCGCCCGCACCGGCACGCCGCCGGAGTGAAACATGCATGACGATCTCCATGGGGACAGGGGACGGTGGGAGCGCTCCCATATTCCGGCCACGCAAAGACCCATGTCAATGGCCACAGCCGCCGACCCGGGGATCGGCGAAGCGGGAGCACCCCGGCGAACCGCGATCGGCCGGCGGGTGATCCTTCCGGCGGACATCATGCGGCGCCGGATCACGAGACCGCTCTCCGGCTCAGCATCGCGACGGTGCTGCCGATCATGTCTCTGATCCGTCAGTGCAGACGTGAACGGAGTGCCGGATGCCGAGCCGACGCGCCGCGGTGCTCACCGCGGCCGGAACCCTGGCCGCCACCGTGCCGATGGGCGCCGTCCTGGCGAACACGCCGGACGACCTGCCCGCCGCCGGCTGGGCGAGCAGCTGCACGGCGCCGGAATCGGTCTACTGCGTGGAATCAGCGACGCTCACCCCGGACAACGGCTCGGCGACCCCGCTGGCCGGGCTGGGGCTGACCGCCGCCGCGGCGACGGTCACCGACGAGTACGGCAAGTGGCTGCGCTGGACGGTCGGCGGCTGGGCCGGGCAGCCGGCCACGGTCACCGGTGGCACGGTCCGGCTGGTGATCCGGACCGGACCGTTCGTCCCCCGGTTCAGCAACGTCACGGCGGCGGGCTTCTCGATGTCCCGCACCGTGTCGAACGGGAAGTACACGCTCACCCTCACCGGGCGGCCCACCCCGGTGGCGTGGACCGGTGACGCGGACTGCACGGCCGGGCTGTCCTGCGGCGACACCGACACGACGGCGGACCCGACGACGTACCGGTTCGAGGGCCGGACCCAGGATCTGGACGGCTTCGCCGGGGCGTACGCCACCGCACTGGACGGCGCCCACCTGGCCACCAACGCGCAGGCCCGGTCCGGATTGCCGATCTACGACCAGGCCGCGCAGCCACCCCTGACCCTCGGAGTTCTCGGCAACCCGCAGCTGGACGCGACCGGCTCCGCGGTCCGCAACTTCATCGACCTGTTCCTGCCCGGCGGGTATTTCACCGCGGCCGGCACCACCCCGGCGGCCGCCGTCAGCACCGGGCTGGACCTGGTCACCGGCGGCGCGGTGCATCAGCGCGTGACGGTTTCC contains:
- a CDS encoding cellulose binding domain-containing protein → MHVSLRRRAGAGAVVLALVSAVVGGPSAARAAATDVRVDVDARAGLATVGDAALGVNHAIWDAQLGAPAVADRLKDAGVQMVRYPGGSYADIYHWETHTAPGGYVAPDTDFDTFMAGARRTGAQPMIIANYGTGTAAEAAGWVRYANVTKGYGAKYWTIGNENYGNGHYGANWEADDHADKSPKEYAANVVAYAEAMKAVDPTIKIGAVLTMPGNWPDGIVAAGDSGTWNQEVLTRAGAAIDFVDVHWYPGGSTPAETLGKSAQIQDAIYLLRKQINQYAGAGASRIGISMTETNVDVGRNTQPGALFLADVYSGLLAQGVFTVQWWNVHNGPDKATTIAGQTDFNDYGLLSSGTCTPDNAACEPPLNTPFAPYHALDLMGDFARPGDQFVGTGTDDALVSAHAVRRATGDLAVLLVNKDPDAAHTVALNYHGFTPSAAAPAVETFTNGADGLTSGSAGTAGTRTLAPYSLTLVTLHPSRTENAPKAPARPEATVTDRTATISWTASGSGLKYEVYRQNGGVSELLGETTGTSLTVHNLVPGRRYTVNVLARDGAGRLSAASPPLTFTTGSPATSACTVKFRDTNDWGNGYVGSIDITNNGPAALNGWTLTFAWPTAWQSLSSGWSATWTPDSRTVRVTSDATLAPGASTNVGFVGNYSGPNVLPESFTLNGTVCTTA